The proteins below are encoded in one region of Rhododendron vialii isolate Sample 1 chromosome 7a, ASM3025357v1:
- the LOC131333746 gene encoding uncharacterized protein LOC131333746 — protein MVKEDHKAVPKHPCKGWIYFFQEQSKMTKKSSSKRMSMSEIRAKWKALGDKAKQKYIEKVKLSSEEYKEQKVKETFTTRTQLKKACDIIRNLQPQQVESVKAMGFGGLLRLKCTRLDRKLCERLVSKFDPVSLCLYVHGKSPIITPLDVHHILGLPYEVKG, from the exons ATGGTTAAGGAAGACCATAAAGCTGTTCCAAAGCATCCTTGTAAGGGATGGATATATTTCTT cCAAGAACAGTCAAAGATGACTAAGAAAAGTTCATCAAAACGAATG TCAATGAGCGAAATCCGTGCAAAGTGGAAAGCTTTAGGAGACAAGGCTAAACAAAAATACATTGAAAAGGTTAAGCTAAGTTCCGAAGAGTACAAAGAGCAAAAGGTTAAG GAAACCTTTACTACAAGAACTCAACTTAAGAAGGCATGTGATATTATACGCAATCTTCAACCGCAACAAGTAGAGAGTGTAAAGGCAATGGGATTTGGAGGTCTTTTGCGTTTGAAATGTACCAGGCTAGATAGAAAACTTTGCGAGCGGTTGGTTAGTAAATTTGATCCCGTATCACTTTGTTTATATGTGCATGGTAAGAGCCCCATAATTACACCATTAGATGTGCACCACATACTGGGATTGCCATATGAGGTGAAAGGGTGA